A single region of the Xenopus laevis strain J_2021 chromosome 4L, Xenopus_laevis_v10.1, whole genome shotgun sequence genome encodes:
- the LOC121402905 gene encoding extended synaptotagmin-3-like — MLDLDISYNADIKVDAGFTEKTPIAGIKSIKLEGILRVILAPLIEDSPIFGALTVYFPHRPVLELQWTGFAHLLNIPGLQTLSEKELMNQIGQIIIAPQHFSHPLAARFDLAKLQFLEPWVRPSLYFIAFLLPCRESKGQIH, encoded by the exons atgttggATCTCGATATCAG tTATAATGCCGACATAAAGGTGGATGCTGGTTTTACGGAAAAAACCCCCATAGCCGGCATCAAATCTATAAAG CTGGAGGGAATCTTGCGGGTAATTTTGGCACCGCTGATAGAGGACTCACCCATATTTGGAGCACTGACCGTTTATTTCCCTCACCGTCCG GTATTGGAACTACAATGGACCGGATTTGCCCACCTACTGAATATTCCTGGACTTCA AACGCTGTCGGAAAAAGAGCTTATGAACCAAATCGGACAGATCATCATTGCGCCGCAGCATTTCAGCCATCCCCTTGCAGCCAGATTTGATTTGGCTAAGCTGCAGTTTTTAGAACCCTGGGTAAGGCCTAGTTTGTATTTTATAGCCTTCCTGCTTCCCTGTAGagagtcaaaggggcaaattcactaa